CTGGAGGGTCGGCGTGACAGAAGAGCTGTCGGTTGCGAACAGCAGGTTGTTGGGCAGCGTCACGATCAGACGGTCACCGGTGTTGGTGATTGCTACGTTGCTACCCATCTGCTGGCGTAATTCAGCCTCTTGCTTGTCCAGCGAATAACCGATGCCGGCACCAACTGCGCCGCCCAGAACGGCGCCAACCAATGCGCCATCGGCACGGTTGCCGTCACCTTTTGAAAGCGCACCGATCACGGCACCCGATGCCGCGCCGATCAATGCGCCGTTCTTGGTTTTCTGGCTCGGATCGCCCGGCTGGGCCAGAATACTGCCGCCCTGCGGAGCGCAGGCACCCAGTGTCATTGCGCCCACCAAAAGAGCTGCCACGGAAATTTTCGAGGAATTCATAATACTGCCTTCATGTTTCGGCCCCGTTCGGGCGGAGCGCTTGATGCGTGCAGTATATATGGTCTTGGAAGTGAATTAATCACGGGGAAAGATTGCTCGGCAGGTTCCCGCCTATCCCTCTGCTCTTGCGGCTTCGAATGCGAGCATAGCGCGCTTGACAGGCAGACCCCAATGATAGCCGCCCAACGCCCCCGACTTGCGAAGTGCACGGTGGCACGGGATCAGCCACGAGATCGGGTTGCGGCCCACTGCTGTCCCAACCGCACGCACCGCTTTGGGATTGTCGATGCTGCTGGCGATATCGGAATAGGTCGTGACATGGCCCGAGGGCACACGCAGCAGGGCCTCCCAGACCTTGATCTGGAACGGCGCGCCAATGAGGTAAATCGGAGCTTTCTCATCAGAAGCTTGCGATGCGCCAAAAGCAGTCATCACCCAAGGGCGCAACATTTCAGGGTCTTCCACAAAGGTTGCTTTGGGCCAGCGGGAGACCAAATCCTGCATCGCGGCCTC
The Sulfitobacter noctilucicola genome window above contains:
- a CDS encoding OmpA family protein is translated as MNSSKISVAALLVGAMTLGACAPQGGSILAQPGDPSQKTKNGALIGAASGAVIGALSKGDGNRADGALVGAVLGGAVGAGIGYSLDKQEAELRQQMGSNVAITNTGDRLIVTLPNNLLFATDSSSVTPTLQGDLRALAQNVQLYANSTLQIIGHTDSDGDAAYNQTLSESRARSVANVLIGNGVPQGRIQTFGRGESQPVASNLTPDGKAQNRRVEIVILPNPA